A single Desulfovibrio gilichinskyi DNA region contains:
- a CDS encoding sigma-54-dependent transcriptional regulator, with product MAEILIVDDDFQLRQSFEKLLTQEGHIVRIASSGETGVAAVTESVPDLVIMDMRMSGMTGLEAFRLMRESAPRMAVIIMTAFGTTETAIEATKMGAYDYILKPFDIPEMLALIRQALETSKRSREHTDTREQVASATNQLLGSSRAMQKVYKSIGRVAATDALVLIRGESGTGKELVAQAIYKHSLRQDKPFLIINCVAIPDTLLESELFGYEKGAFTGANRSRAGRIEQAAGGTVFLDEIGDMPLNIQAKILRLLQEKQLERLGGGSSIPVDVRILAATNRDLEKAVADGEFREDLYYRLNVVTIRLPKLCERGEDVFELANHFLDHLSAEMEMHNPGLSEDGKEFLVTHEWPGNVRELSNAIQKALIFSRGAPITRGELTQVVGLSSDRHTPSDISEDAFKAEIRRVLTKHAGENGFEMLMDYAGRLVVGEALEITGGNRTRAAKLLGMTRPTLNARIDKYGLRTQVKVN from the coding sequence ATGGCTGAGATCCTGATTGTAGATGACGATTTTCAACTGCGGCAAAGCTTTGAAAAGCTTTTGACGCAGGAAGGACATATTGTGCGTATCGCTTCTTCCGGTGAAACCGGGGTCGCGGCCGTGACTGAGTCTGTGCCGGATCTGGTTATTATGGATATGCGTATGTCCGGAATGACCGGCCTTGAAGCATTCCGGCTGATGCGGGAAAGTGCGCCGCGCATGGCTGTTATTATCATGACAGCTTTCGGGACAACTGAAACCGCGATCGAAGCCACTAAAATGGGGGCCTACGATTATATTTTAAAACCGTTTGATATTCCTGAAATGCTGGCCCTGATCCGTCAGGCTTTGGAAACATCGAAACGGAGCAGGGAACATACAGACACACGGGAACAAGTCGCTTCGGCAACTAACCAGTTACTTGGCAGCAGTCGTGCTATGCAGAAGGTTTATAAATCCATAGGCCGTGTTGCCGCAACAGACGCTCTAGTACTTATCCGCGGTGAATCAGGAACCGGAAAAGAGTTAGTTGCTCAGGCCATTTATAAACATAGCTTGCGGCAGGATAAACCTTTTCTGATTATCAACTGTGTTGCAATTCCTGACACTTTACTTGAATCTGAATTATTCGGATATGAGAAAGGAGCGTTTACCGGAGCAAACCGGAGCCGTGCAGGGCGGATTGAACAAGCCGCGGGCGGGACTGTTTTTTTAGATGAAATCGGAGATATGCCGCTTAATATTCAGGCTAAAATTCTCCGTTTGCTGCAGGAGAAGCAGTTGGAACGTCTGGGTGGAGGAAGTTCCATTCCGGTTGATGTCCGCATTCTGGCAGCGACGAATCGCGATCTTGAAAAAGCGGTGGCAGACGGTGAATTTCGCGAAGATTTATATTACAGGCTTAATGTTGTTACCATCAGACTTCCTAAGCTCTGTGAACGTGGTGAAGATGTATTTGAACTTGCAAATCATTTTTTAGACCATCTCAGTGCCGAAATGGAAATGCATAACCCCGGACTTTCTGAAGATGGTAAAGAGTTTCTAGTTACGCATGAATGGCCCGGCAATGTCCGTGAACTTTCAAATGCGATTCAGAAAGCTTTAATTTTCAGTCGCGGCGCACCTATAACACGTGGTGAGCTTACGCAGGTCGTCGGGCTCAGCTCTGACAGGCATACGCCATCTGATATTTCAGAGGATGCTTTCAAGGCAGAAATAAGACGCGTGCTTACAAAACATGCCGGTGAAAACGGGTTCGAGATGCTTATGGATTACGCCGGACGTCTTGTTGTCGGCGAAGCTCTGGAAATTACCGGAGGCAACCGGACCCGCGCAGCCAAACTGCTTGGCATGACTCGTCCTACTTTGAATGCCCGTATTGATAAATACGGTTTGAGAACTCAAGTTAAAGTTAATTAA
- a CDS encoding PEP/pyruvate-binding domain-containing protein — MSLFDWLPFRKKQAEKTQEDLAEIRRTFATRYDHFRLLIQANTATHELMAELEEALRGFQPYGMHYVRALCTRISTSVFQMIRHLNELDQDSYKKLYDQFSAIQNKISPHLESKQHNEDGDLVLALSDVGRDQADLCGPKMATLGEAGNKLGLKIPDGFVVTTGAFRKFMKKDGLEEEVDRIIQTVDPEDREAMFQLSSKIMQLIIHSDLPDDVAAEILKAYDSLSAGKGRAVNVAVRSSALGEDSEGAAFAGQYRSILNVDRSSLLLACKEVMASKYSLQAMAYRINRGIRDEDVAMSVGCIMMIDATAGGVAYSRNPMNIRDENISVYSVWGLPKGVVDGAAESDEFMVSRTKPMQVIGRHIADKEDKYVCDTGEGVCRVSQIERLRGEPSLSDDQVVNVAENSVRIEDHFGLPQDIEWAITEDGDLYILQCRPLMQLEDPSEVVLQTSSVSIPILSGGRTANPGVGVGPVFIFRKDADALRFPDGAVLILRQALPSRAVLLSRCCAVITEQGGIAGHLANVAREFGVPALFGVKGALSSFEEGQIVTVDADGRAVYVGKVDELLKEKPRHRLMRGSSVQATLTKAARHIVRLNLTDPDSPKFKPSNCKTLHDIMRYCHEMAVREMFEFGTKKEFVQSASRQLICNVPKQFWVLNLGNGISPEGRKRTDRCVLLEDINSVPMRALWEGMQAVPWDGPPAVHTQGLLSVMFEATVNPDLNTTSSSRFSQKNYFMISDRYCCLQSRFGFHFCGVEALISDRVSENYASFQFKGGAANLERRILRAKFVGEILDEFDFRVRIREDNLNARLEGLERLSMERRLKILGYLITHTRQLDMIMTNSCEVEKYKKKFFEDFKLFPAVIKN; from the coding sequence ATGAGTTTATTTGATTGGCTTCCTTTCAGGAAAAAACAAGCCGAAAAAACACAAGAAGATCTGGCTGAAATACGCCGGACGTTCGCGACTCGCTATGATCATTTCAGGCTGCTCATTCAGGCCAACACTGCGACCCATGAGCTTATGGCGGAACTGGAAGAGGCTCTTCGCGGTTTTCAGCCGTATGGGATGCACTATGTGCGGGCTTTATGCACTCGAATTTCAACTTCAGTTTTTCAGATGATAAGACATCTTAATGAACTTGATCAGGATTCTTATAAAAAACTTTACGATCAGTTTTCCGCTATTCAAAATAAGATTTCACCGCATCTTGAATCCAAGCAGCATAATGAAGACGGAGATCTTGTTCTTGCTTTGTCTGATGTCGGGCGTGATCAGGCCGACTTATGCGGACCTAAGATGGCAACCCTCGGCGAAGCTGGGAACAAGCTCGGGCTTAAAATTCCTGACGGTTTTGTTGTAACCACCGGGGCTTTTCGTAAATTTATGAAAAAGGACGGCCTTGAAGAAGAAGTCGATAGAATTATTCAGACTGTTGATCCTGAAGATCGGGAAGCAATGTTTCAACTTTCGTCAAAAATAATGCAGTTGATAATACATTCTGATCTGCCGGACGATGTAGCCGCAGAAATTTTGAAAGCATATGATTCATTAAGTGCCGGTAAGGGACGGGCAGTAAATGTTGCGGTCCGCTCCAGTGCTTTAGGTGAAGACAGCGAAGGTGCTGCTTTCGCCGGACAGTACCGCTCCATTTTAAATGTAGATCGCAGTTCATTACTTTTAGCCTGTAAAGAGGTAATGGCTTCCAAGTATTCTTTGCAGGCAATGGCTTACCGCATTAATCGCGGCATTCGTGATGAGGATGTCGCCATGAGTGTCGGGTGCATAATGATGATTGATGCAACCGCCGGAGGCGTTGCGTATTCGCGGAACCCTATGAATATCCGTGATGAAAATATTTCTGTCTATTCAGTTTGGGGTTTACCGAAAGGTGTTGTTGACGGGGCTGCTGAGTCCGATGAGTTTATGGTCAGCCGTACTAAGCCAATGCAGGTGATAGGTCGCCATATTGCAGATAAGGAAGATAAATATGTTTGCGATACAGGTGAAGGCGTATGCCGAGTCAGCCAGATTGAACGTCTCAGGGGTGAACCTTCTTTAAGTGATGATCAGGTTGTAAACGTAGCTGAAAATTCCGTTCGTATAGAAGATCACTTCGGTTTGCCGCAGGATATTGAATGGGCAATTACAGAAGACGGTGATCTTTATATTCTGCAATGCAGACCTTTGATGCAACTGGAAGATCCTTCTGAAGTTGTTCTGCAAACCAGCTCCGTATCTATCCCTATACTTTCAGGAGGGCGTACAGCTAACCCCGGTGTAGGAGTCGGTCCTGTTTTTATTTTCCGTAAGGATGCTGATGCGCTTCGTTTTCCGGATGGGGCTGTGCTCATTTTAAGACAGGCTTTACCCAGCCGCGCGGTTCTTCTCAGCAGATGCTGCGCCGTAATAACTGAACAGGGCGGTATTGCCGGACATTTAGCCAACGTCGCCAGAGAATTCGGAGTGCCTGCATTGTTTGGAGTAAAAGGGGCGTTGAGCAGTTTTGAAGAAGGGCAGATTGTTACTGTAGATGCGGACGGGCGTGCTGTATACGTCGGAAAAGTTGATGAACTGCTTAAAGAAAAACCAAGGCATCGGCTTATGCGCGGCAGCTCTGTTCAGGCAACGCTTACAAAAGCGGCAAGACATATTGTGCGGCTTAATCTGACTGATCCTGATTCTCCTAAATTCAAGCCTTCAAATTGTAAAACTTTGCATGACATCATGCGTTATTGCCATGAGATGGCAGTTCGCGAAATGTTTGAATTCGGAACTAAAAAAGAATTTGTGCAGTCTGCGTCACGTCAGCTTATTTGCAATGTGCCGAAGCAGTTCTGGGTTCTTAATCTTGGAAACGGTATTTCTCCTGAAGGACGAAAAAGAACAGACAGGTGTGTTCTTCTTGAAGATATAAACTCGGTTCCCATGCGTGCATTATGGGAAGGCATGCAGGCTGTTCCGTGGGACGGCCCTCCGGCTGTTCATACACAAGGGCTTCTTTCTGTAATGTTTGAGGCAACGGTTAACCCTGATTTAAATACAACAAGTTCGTCCAGATTTTCTCAGAAAAATTATTTTATGATTTCAGACAGGTATTGCTGTTTGCAATCCCGCTTCGGTTTTCATTTTTGCGGAGTGGAAGCTCTTATCAGTGATCGAGTGAGCGAAAATTATGCAAGTTTTCAATTCAAGGGTGGAGCCGCGAATCTGGAGCGTAGAATCCTGCGGGCAAAATTTGTAGGTGAAATTCTTGATGAGTTCGATTTTAGAGTAAGGATCAGGGAAGATAATCTAAATGCCCGCCTTGAAGGTCTTGAACGGTTAAGTATGGAAAGACGTCTCAAAATTTTAGGGTATCTCATCACTCATACCCGTCAGCTTGATATGATTATGACTAACAGTTGTGAAGTTGAGAAATATAAAAAGAAGTTTTTTG
- a CDS encoding response regulator: MSVQMIRVLIVDDERGFTEVLQKRLGKRGLKIVTAVGGTVAIQSLRKNDFDVAILDLKMEDMDGIEVLKIFKKMAPDMPVIMLTGHGSGKAAKEGMEHGAFDYLLKPCDLEELLGKIHQAVNR; the protein is encoded by the coding sequence ATGTCCGTTCAGATGATCAGGGTCTTGATTGTAGATGATGAACGTGGGTTCACCGAGGTTTTGCAAAAACGCCTCGGTAAGCGCGGTTTGAAAATTGTGACTGCCGTCGGCGGAACCGTCGCAATTCAGAGTTTAAGGAAGAATGATTTTGATGTCGCAATTCTGGATCTTAAAATGGAGGACATGGATGGGATTGAGGTTCTTAAAATATTCAAAAAAATGGCTCCGGACATGCCTGTGATTATGCTTACCGGACACGGTTCCGGAAAAGCAGCCAAAGAAGGTATGGAGCATGGTGCTTTTGATTATCTGTTAAAGCCTTGTGATCTGGAAGAGTTGCTCGGAAAAATTCATCAGGCTGTTAATCGCTAA
- a CDS encoding response regulator: MQRTEVRILIVERNRRMRDFLRREFSRRNFLVEDAGNGNELFLKLDSDITTHLVVLAVNTPEGLDGGLLQQLVTNYPNVPVILHSYLEELSEDPFLQKVAGMVEKSGNPENLTRMVSIVLNRYYPDLIENDEPENNNV, encoded by the coding sequence ATGCAAAGGACTGAAGTCAGAATTCTTATCGTGGAACGTAACCGTCGGATGCGGGATTTTCTGCGGCGCGAATTTTCTAGGCGTAATTTTCTTGTTGAAGATGCAGGTAACGGGAATGAGTTATTTTTAAAACTCGATTCAGATATCACTACTCACCTCGTTGTGCTCGCTGTGAACACTCCTGAGGGTTTGGATGGAGGGTTGCTGCAACAGCTTGTAACCAATTATCCGAATGTCCCGGTTATCCTGCATAGCTATCTTGAAGAACTGTCCGAGGATCCTTTCCTCCAGAAGGTTGCGGGCATGGTTGAAAAAAGCGGTAATCCCGAGAACCTGACCAGAATGGTGTCAATTGTTTTAAATCGATATTATCCTGATTTAATTGAAAATGATGAGCCGGAGAATAATAATGTCTAA
- a CDS encoding response regulator, whose amino-acid sequence MLATILLIDDEHGFVDTMSKRLSKRSLTVHTAYNGQDGLEILANNHSIDVVVLDVKMPGIGGIDVLKMIKTEHPLVEVIMLTGHATVESAIDGMKNGAFDYMLKPCEMEELLAKIKDAYLKKQSQENKIYEARARHIELRRGD is encoded by the coding sequence ATGTTAGCTACTATTCTTCTTATCGATGACGAGCATGGATTTGTGGACACCATGTCAAAGCGGCTCAGCAAACGGAGTCTGACTGTTCACACCGCTTATAACGGGCAGGACGGACTTGAGATCCTTGCAAATAATCATTCCATCGATGTGGTTGTCTTAGATGTCAAAATGCCGGGTATCGGCGGAATAGATGTTCTTAAAATGATCAAGACAGAGCACCCGCTGGTGGAAGTAATAATGCTTACAGGACATGCGACTGTTGAAAGTGCCATTGATGGCATGAAGAACGGCGCGTTTGATTACATGCTTAAGCCGTGTGAGATGGAAGAGCTTCTTGCAAAGATTAAAGATGCCTATCTGAAAAAGCAGTCTCAGGAAAATAAAATATATGAGGCTAGAGCGAGGCATATTGAATTGCGCAGAGGCGATTAA
- a CDS encoding sensor histidine kinase produces MSNRYYHGLAKSMMFTIILVSFTPLLIITLLAGYQYSVAYKAKVIAHLRELVLKHDQNVDSYLKERIAEIQVLADLEGIDNLKNEDRLKALHISLLRHHRGDFVDLGLVNSKGVQVAYAGPFNLRGADYANADWFKNIQERQIYVSDVFLGLRGVPHFIIAVLLESGGEKWVLRTTLDFIAFNKLVEDIRIGETGLAFIINRKGEFQTTPREDLIKEVPYLKELAAGKNEFSGLLRRRASISIKTNPATGHETIFVISPIKNGNWLMIYQQDVSDAFSDLNQARNLATVVLLLGGVAIIAMAYLMSKRMARKVEMSDLEKDMMNEQVIEAGKLASVGELAAGIAHEINNPVAIMVEEAGWIQDLLEEGLYVEDNEREVSRALTQIRSQGTRCKDITHKLLSFAHKIDPTIIRVCLNDLIHEMADLCEQRAKYANVNIETSLADNLPGVAASPSELQQVFLNLINNAIDSMDPKGGELDISTRFEDGVVVVSISDTGCGIPKSNLSRIFDPFFTTKPVGKGTGLGLSIIYGIISKMNGEITVKSALDKGTVFTLKLPAAKDESGRPDLECDG; encoded by the coding sequence ATGTCTAACCGTTACTATCACGGTCTGGCTAAGAGTATGATGTTCACGATTATTCTCGTGTCGTTTACTCCGCTGCTTATTATCACGCTTCTAGCCGGCTATCAGTACAGCGTCGCTTATAAGGCTAAGGTTATAGCTCACTTGCGGGAACTTGTTCTCAAGCACGATCAAAATGTTGATTCCTATCTAAAAGAAAGAATAGCAGAGATACAGGTTTTAGCTGATCTGGAAGGCATCGATAATTTGAAAAATGAAGACCGCCTCAAAGCTTTGCATATTTCATTACTTCGTCATCATAGAGGAGATTTTGTCGACCTTGGACTTGTGAACAGTAAGGGGGTTCAGGTCGCTTACGCAGGACCTTTCAATCTTAGGGGTGCTGACTATGCAAACGCAGACTGGTTCAAGAATATTCAGGAACGACAGATATATGTCAGTGATGTTTTTCTCGGTCTCAGAGGTGTGCCGCATTTTATTATAGCCGTTCTTCTTGAGTCAGGCGGAGAGAAGTGGGTTCTGCGGACTACTCTCGATTTCATCGCATTTAATAAACTGGTGGAAGATATCCGCATTGGTGAAACAGGGCTGGCTTTTATTATCAACCGTAAAGGTGAATTCCAAACCACACCCCGCGAAGACCTTATTAAAGAAGTTCCTTATTTGAAAGAACTGGCTGCAGGAAAGAATGAATTCTCAGGATTGCTGAGACGCAGAGCCTCTATCAGCATCAAAACAAATCCAGCCACCGGACATGAGACAATTTTTGTAATCAGCCCTATTAAGAACGGCAATTGGTTGATGATATATCAGCAGGATGTAAGCGATGCTTTTTCCGATCTTAATCAGGCCAGAAATCTGGCGACTGTCGTCTTGTTGCTAGGCGGAGTAGCCATTATTGCAATGGCATATCTCATGTCTAAAAGGATGGCCCGCAAAGTTGAAATGTCTGATCTTGAAAAGGACATGATGAATGAGCAGGTCATTGAAGCTGGAAAGCTTGCCTCTGTCGGGGAACTTGCAGCGGGAATCGCTCACGAGATTAATAATCCGGTAGCGATTATGGTTGAAGAAGCCGGATGGATTCAGGATCTGCTCGAGGAAGGGCTGTATGTTGAGGACAATGAGCGTGAGGTTTCGCGCGCTTTGACCCAGATTCGCAGTCAGGGAACACGTTGTAAGGATATCACTCATAAACTGCTGAGTTTTGCACATAAAATAGATCCTACAATTATACGTGTCTGTTTAAATGATTTAATTCATGAAATGGCTGATCTGTGCGAACAGCGCGCGAAGTATGCCAATGTTAATATTGAAACCAGTCTTGCAGATAATCTGCCTGGAGTTGCTGCCAGTCCGTCAGAGCTGCAGCAGGTTTTTTTGAATCTCATCAATAATGCCATCGATTCAATGGACCCCAAAGGAGGGGAGCTTGATATCTCAACACGCTTTGAAGACGGTGTTGTAGTTGTCTCAATTTCCGATACCGGATGCGGTATTCCGAAGTCCAATCTTTCCAGAATATTTGATCCATTTTTTACAACTAAGCCTGTAGGCAAAGGGACAGGTCTCGGGTTGTCCATAATATACGGAATTATAAGTAAAATGAATGGTGAAATCACTGTGAAATCAGCTCTTGATAAAGGAACTGTTTTCACTCTGAAACTACCTGCAGCCAAAGATGAATCCGGCCGTCCGGATTTGGAGTGTGATGGGTAA
- a CDS encoding sulfite exporter TauE/SafE family protein, translating into MNFARKFYTALQQAAMAHARWDLEVSTSIIRDKRKVWLLAILTALGLMVSLAFADDLNLPAMLGGSKAYTPAFYTTGIFVASIAIGVCAGLITGCIGAGGGFIITPALMSAGIKGILAVGTDLFHIFAKAIMGTAVHKKLGNVSVGLAVAFLVGSGAGVLGGGVLNRMIYEANPVASDAFISVIYVVLLGFLGMYAMLDFLRLRKAGNGGDAHGGGGSSSGGLPAKLQSAHIPPMISFDEDLIPGGKKISGLFVALCGVIVGFMAAIMGVGGGFLTFPMFVYVLGVSSFTTVGTDILQIIFTAGFAAITQYAIYGFIFYTLAMGMLLGSLLGIQIGALVTKLVPGLYIRGFYALAILAGFVNRLFAMPSKLNDMKILSINLDLCAFLTNVGNWLFFLTIGVFAVWVIGTFLSKIKELREG; encoded by the coding sequence ATGAATTTTGCACGTAAATTTTATACTGCGTTGCAGCAGGCAGCGATGGCCCATGCAAGGTGGGATCTGGAGGTCTCCACCAGTATTATCAGGGATAAGCGTAAAGTATGGCTTCTTGCTATACTGACCGCTTTAGGGCTGATGGTTTCACTCGCTTTTGCTGATGATCTTAATTTACCGGCAATGCTCGGCGGCAGCAAAGCCTATACTCCGGCTTTTTATACAACAGGTATTTTTGTGGCTTCTATCGCCATCGGTGTTTGCGCCGGTTTAATTACCGGATGTATCGGAGCAGGCGGCGGGTTTATTATTACTCCTGCGTTGATGTCGGCCGGAATTAAGGGTATTTTGGCAGTAGGTACTGACTTGTTCCATATTTTTGCTAAAGCAATCATGGGAACGGCTGTGCATAAGAAACTCGGAAACGTTTCGGTTGGACTTGCTGTTGCTTTCTTAGTTGGATCAGGTGCAGGCGTACTCGGAGGCGGGGTTTTGAACCGTATGATTTACGAGGCGAATCCTGTTGCGTCTGATGCTTTTATTTCCGTCATTTATGTTGTTCTGCTTGGCTTCCTGGGTATGTATGCAATGCTCGACTTTCTGCGCTTACGCAAAGCCGGAAACGGCGGTGACGCGCACGGAGGCGGAGGTAGCAGTTCAGGCGGTCTTCCTGCCAAGCTTCAATCTGCTCATATACCGCCGATGATTTCTTTTGATGAAGATTTAATTCCCGGCGGTAAGAAAATCTCCGGTCTGTTTGTTGCTCTCTGCGGGGTTATAGTTGGTTTTATGGCAGCTATTATGGGCGTTGGCGGAGGTTTTTTGACCTTTCCTATGTTCGTATATGTTCTAGGTGTAAGTTCGTTTACAACTGTCGGAACTGATATTTTGCAGATCATTTTCACAGCTGGATTTGCTGCAATTACTCAGTACGCAATTTACGGTTTTATCTTTTACACTTTGGCAATGGGAATGCTTTTGGGATCGCTTCTCGGTATTCAGATAGGAGCTCTCGTAACTAAGCTTGTTCCCGGATTATATATCCGTGGTTTTTACGCTTTGGCAATTCTTGCAGGATTTGTAAACAGATTGTTTGCTATGCCGTCAAAGCTTAATGATATGAAGATCCTGTCGATAAACCTGGATTTATGCGCCTTTTTAACAAATGTAGGTAATTGGTTGTTTTTCTTGACTATCGGGGTGTTTGCAGTGTGGGTTATCGGTACATTCCTGTCTAAAATCAAGGAATTGAGGGAGGGTTAG